Within Paenibacillus sp. RUD330, the genomic segment GAAGGTCGGTACATCTGCCGTTTCACAGAAGGAATGTTGCATGACCAGCAGTGCGTTGACTTTTGCTCTGAGCCGCTTCAGGACCGAGACAAGAGGAAAGCCCGCAGGCGTTTTTGACATCCTTTTTCGGGCTGGATCTTTTAGCGGCGGCTAAAAGGTTTTTTTGTGTTCACACTAACCTGGATGGGTACCGAAAGGGGAACAACGCGAAATGAAACAAGCGCTAACGATTACGAAACTGCAAAAAATGAAGGCAGAGGGAGAGCCGATCACGATGGTGACGGCATACGATTACCCGTCGGCCAGACTGGCAGAAGAAGCGGGAATCGACACCATTCTCGTCGGCGATTCGCTCGGAAATGTCGTGCTCGGGTATGACACGACCGTACCGGTGACGCTGGACGATATGATATATCACGCGCGGTCGGTCGCGCGCGGAGCGCAGAACACGTTCCGCATCGTCGACATGCCGTTCATGACGGCGCGCATCAGCCGGGAGGAGACTCTCCGGGGGGCGGGCCGGCTCATGCAGGAAGGCCATGCCCATTCCGTCAAGATCGAGGGCGGCGAGGAGATCGCCGAGCATGTCGCCGCTTGCGTGCAGGCCGGCATTCCCGTCATCGGGCATATCGGCCTGACGCCCCAGTCCGTGCACCAGCTGGGCGGATACAAGATCCAAGGCAAGCTGGAGGCCGAGGCGGCCCGCCTCGAAGCCGACGCGCTCGCCCTGCAGCAGGCAGGCGCTTATGCGGTCGTCCTTGAGCTCGTCACGGAACCGATCGCGACGGCCATCTCCGGCAAGCTCACGATTCCGACGATCGGAATCGGAGCCGGTCCCGGCTGCGACGGGCAAGTGCTCGTCTACCACGACCTGATCCAGTACGCATCTCCATACCGCGCGAAGAAATTCGTGAAAACCTACGCCGATGTCGGATCGACAATCCGCGAGGCGCTCGGCCAGTATGTCAGCGAAGTCAAGGGCCGCAGCTTCCCTGCGGCCGAGCACACTTTCGGAGCCGCCGCGGCCGCGCCGGTCGGCGCTCTGTACGGAGGCGAGCGGAAATGAGCGCAACGGCTGTGAAAACAGGTCCTCTCGTGCTGAGGACCATTTCTTCCCTCCGGGAGGAGCTGTCCGCCCGAAGGGCGGCCTTGCCGCAGCTCCAGACCGGCCTTGTGCCGACGATGGGCTATCTCCATGACGGACACGGCAGCCTGATCCGCCGCTCCGCGGCGGAAAACGGCCTGACCGTCCTGAGCATCTTCGTCAATCCGCTGCAGTTCGGACCGAACGAGGATCTCGACCGCTATCCGCGCGACGAGGAACGCGATCTGCTCCTCGCGCGCCAGCAAGGCGCCGATATCGTCTTCATGCCGAGCGTAGAGGAGATGTATCCGCGCAAGCCGCTGACGAGAGTGCTGGTCTCCGAGGTGACCGAAGCTCTTTGCGGCGCTTCCCGTCCCGGCCATTTCGACGGGGTCGGCACGGTCGTAAGCAAGCTGCTCCATCTGGTGAAACCTCAGAAAGCCTACTTCGGGTTGAAGGACGCCCAGCAGGTGGCGGTCGTGCAGCAGATGGTCGACGATCTCAACATCGACGTCGAGATCGTGCCCTGCCCGACGGTCAGGGAGCAGGACGGATTGGCGCTGAGCTCGCGCAATGTCTATCTGACGCCGGAGCAGCGCGAACAGGCGCTCGTCCTTTCCCGGACGCTGCGCGCCGCTGCCATCTGGGCCGAGGAGCCCGGCATGACGGCCGGCGGTCTGGAAGCGCGGGTGAGGTCGGCTATCGCCGAAGCGCCGCTTGCCGCCATTGACTATGCGGAGCTGAGAAGCTATCCTTCATTGGAGGCGCTGCTTCCCGGCCGCAAGCTGAGCGACTTCGGACAGCCGATGCTGCTCGCGCTTGCGGTGAAGTTCGGCTCGACGAGACTGATCGACAACGCTATACTCCACTGACAGGAGGTCAGGACTTATGTTCCGGACAATGATGAAATCCAAGCTGCACCGCGCGACGGTGACGGAAGCGAACCTGAACTATGTAGGAAGCATCACTATAGATGAAGCTCTGATGGAAAAGGCGGATCTCTGGGCGAACGAGAAAGTCCAGATCGTCAACAACAACAACGGGGCCAGGCTGGAGACGTATATCATTCCAGGTCCGCGGCATTCGGGCGTCATCTGCCTCAACGGAGCGGCGGCCCGCCTCGTGCAGCCGGGCGACAAGGTCATCATCATTTCCTATGCGGCCATGTCCGAAGAGGAAGCCCGCGCCTACAAGCCGAAGGTAGTCATTCTGGACGACCACAACCAGCCGGTCCAGGTTATGGATGAAGAAGTTCACGCCGTCATCATTTAATCCTTATCCTTACGTCTAAGGGAACTGTTCCGCAGGGTATACAAAAGGGCGCCAAAACACAGAATGAGGGTACCGGAGAGAGCTTGACCGGTCATTGCTGTCATTTGAATAGCCTTTATTCCCTGTGGAAGGCGGGTGTCCGGGATGTTTCAACAGCTGTTTGCCGTTATGAACGATCTGCTGGACGACATCATGCTGCGTTACCCGCATTGCAGCTCCGAAGAACGCAAAGAGATGCTGGAGCAGCTGGCCCAGCTGCGAGGAATCAGCGACCAGTTCATTGAAGAATGGCTTCGCCTGGAAGAGAAGATGGCGGATTTCCGCGAGGAGTTCCCGGCAGCGGCGGCATCCGCAGGCATAACGGCCGGTTCATCCTCGCCTTTGCCTGGAAACACGGGTGCTGGAGGCGCGCAGTCCGCTTCCGCCGCCGCTGTCGGAGCTTCCGACAGCCGGTTCGCAGGCGCCGGCATGGTCACCGCGGCCATGAAGGAAGTTCCCTGCGGTCCGGCGATCGGCAGCGGTGCGGACTTGGCGGCCAAGCCCCAGCAAGGATCGTTCGCCATGGATGTGTCCGGAGACAATGTGGAGAGGATCGCCAAGGGCCAAGGCTACTTCAAGCTCTTCATGTTTCCGCAGGCGGCCAGGCATTTCCAGGAAGCGGTGGAATGCTCCCCGGAATGCGATCTGGCCCGCATGTACTTGGCCATGACGCTGATGCATCTGCAGCAATGGAGCGATGCCGAGCTTCATTTCAAGCTGCTGGTCAGCCTCACGGACCATCCCCGCTGGCAGGCGATCGGTTTCAATGCGCTCGGCTGCATTCAGGCGGTGCGCCTCAACATGGACCATGCGGAGATGCTGTTCCGGCAGGCGCACAAAATCGATCCGGCCTTTGAGGATCCAATAACCAA encodes:
- the panD gene encoding aspartate 1-decarboxylase, producing MFRTMMKSKLHRATVTEANLNYVGSITIDEALMEKADLWANEKVQIVNNNNGARLETYIIPGPRHSGVICLNGAAARLVQPGDKVIIISYAAMSEEEARAYKPKVVILDDHNQPVQVMDEEVHAVII
- the panB gene encoding 3-methyl-2-oxobutanoate hydroxymethyltransferase translates to MKQALTITKLQKMKAEGEPITMVTAYDYPSARLAEEAGIDTILVGDSLGNVVLGYDTTVPVTLDDMIYHARSVARGAQNTFRIVDMPFMTARISREETLRGAGRLMQEGHAHSVKIEGGEEIAEHVAACVQAGIPVIGHIGLTPQSVHQLGGYKIQGKLEAEAARLEADALALQQAGAYAVVLELVTEPIATAISGKLTIPTIGIGAGPGCDGQVLVYHDLIQYASPYRAKKFVKTYADVGSTIREALGQYVSEVKGRSFPAAEHTFGAAAAAPVGALYGGERK
- the panC gene encoding pantoate--beta-alanine ligase, with product MSATAVKTGPLVLRTISSLREELSARRAALPQLQTGLVPTMGYLHDGHGSLIRRSAAENGLTVLSIFVNPLQFGPNEDLDRYPRDEERDLLLARQQGADIVFMPSVEEMYPRKPLTRVLVSEVTEALCGASRPGHFDGVGTVVSKLLHLVKPQKAYFGLKDAQQVAVVQQMVDDLNIDVEIVPCPTVREQDGLALSSRNVYLTPEQREQALVLSRTLRAAAIWAEEPGMTAGGLEARVRSAIAEAPLAAIDYAELRSYPSLEALLPGRKLSDFGQPMLLALAVKFGSTRLIDNAILH